From the Paramormyrops kingsleyae isolate MSU_618 chromosome 7, PKINGS_0.4, whole genome shotgun sequence genome, one window contains:
- the stard7 gene encoding stAR-related lipid transfer protein 7, mitochondrial — protein sequence MFPFLRRRPIFGVTARIQTFSGFCSEKLGKSRNWAGEWLGSRLSRLYKAGAKGSGHDNRRKTMFSLLANQCSFVTGQRLRRACQIGELYSNLYAENTRWSLVGSFWYRFQNKHCKVGKLVAALAGIFMWEDEKIRDEEIRRSAEELQMMEQIKNQTPCPAKTPGQQDSGWEIVMEKKNFWVWRKPILNSHLYEYRVLGTYNDITPRQFFNVQLDTEYRKKWDSLVIKLDVVDRDASTGTEVVHWATHFPYPMYSRDYVYVRRYDVDVEKNLMVLFSRAVEHPLVPETKDFVRVHSYQSQMVIRPHRSFDENGFDYLLTYRDDPQTAIPRYCVSWMVSSGMPDFLEKLHAAALRARNQEVGMQDYMSMVKPMQEFHSADTGRAGGPGRMEYA from the exons atgtttccGTTTCTCCGACGCCGCCCGATTTTCGGGGTTACTGCGCGGATCCAGACCTTCAGTGGATTCTGCAGTGAGAAGCTAGGGAAAAGCAGAAATTGGGCCGGGGAGTGGCTCGGAAGTAGACTTTCGCGTCTTTATAAGGCCGGTGCTAAGGGGAGCGGGCACGATAACAGGCGGAAAACCATGTTTTCCTTACTCGCCAACCAGTGCAGTTTTGTCACTGGCCAGAGGCTCCGGCGAGCTTGTCAGATCGGCGAGCTGTACTCGAACCTATATGCCGAGAACACTCGCTGGAGCCTCGTGGGCTCTTTCTGGTACCGCTTCCAGAACAAGCACTGCAAGGTGGGCAAGTTGGTGGCGGCGCTGGCCGGAATCTTCATGTGGGAAGATGAGAAGATTCGAGACGAAGAAATCCGAAG GTCAGCTGAAGAGCTCCAAATGATGGAGCAGATAAAGAACCAGACCCCCTGTCCAGCAAAGACTCCAGGACAGCAAGACTCTGGCTGGGAAATTGTCATGGAGAAGAAGAACTTCTGGGTGTGGCGCAAGCCCATCTTGAACAGCCATCTTTATGAATACAGAG TGTTGGGGACCTACAATGACATCACCCCCAGGCAGTTCTTCAATGTCCAG CTGGACACAGAGTACAGGAAAAAGTGGGATTCCCTGGTGATTAAACTAGATGTGGTGGACAGGGATGCCAGTACCGGCACGGAAGTTGTGCACTGGGCCACACATTTCCCA TATCCCATGTACTCCAGAGACTATGTTTACGTACGTCGCTACGACGTGGATGTGGAGAAGAACCTCATGGTGCTGTTTTCCAG GGCTGTGGAACACCCCTTAGTTCCAGAAACAAAGGACTTCGTCCGGGTGCACTCCTATCAGTCTCAGATGGTTATTCGTCCACACCGGTCTTTTGATGAG AATGGCTTCGACTACCTGCTGACCTACAGAGATGACCCCCAGACTGCCATCCCACGCTACTGTGTCAGCTGGATGGTGTCCAGCG GAATGCCCGACTTCCTGGAGAAGCTGCATGCTGCTGCTCTGCGGGCCCGCAACCAGGAGGTGGGCATGCAGGACTACATGAGCATGGTCAAACCCATGCAGGAATTCCATAGTGCAGACACTGGGCGTGCAGGGGGTCCCGGCCGCATGGAGTACGCTTGA
- the drg1 gene encoding developmentally-regulated GTP-binding protein 1 has product MSLLAKIAEIESEMARTQKNKATAHHLGLLKARLAKLRRELITPKGGSGGGAGEGFDVAKTGDARIGFVGFPSVGKSTLLSNLAGVYSEVAAYEFTTLTTVPGVIRYKGAKIQLLDLPGIIEGAKDGKGRGRQVIAVARTCNLILIVLDVLKPLGHKKLIEHELEGFGIRLNKKPPNIGFKKKDKGGINFTATCSQSELDLETVKSILAEYKIHNADVTLRSDCTADDLIDVVEGNRVYIPCIYVLNKIDQISIEELDIIYKVPHCVPISAHHRWNFDDLLERIWDYLHLVRIYTKPKGQLPDYTAPVVLPDGRTAVEDFCMKIHKNLIKEFKYALVWGTSVKHNPQKVGKDHILEDEDVIQLVKK; this is encoded by the exons ATGAGTTTGCTTGCCAAAATTGCGGAAATCGAGTCCGAG ATGGCTCGGACCCAGAAGAACAAGGCCACAGCTCACCACTTGGGGCTGCTGAAGGCTCGCTTGGCCAAGCTGCGGCGGGAGCTCATCACACCTAAGGGTGGCAGTGGTGGCGGTGCCGGGGAAG GTTTTGACGTGGCGAAGACTGGTGACGCCCGCATCGGGTTCGTCGGGTTCCCGTCTGTagggaagtccactctgctcAGCAACCTGGCAGGGGTGTACTCTGAGGTGGCAGCCTACGAGTTCACCACCCTCACCACCGTGCCAGGGGTCATCCGCTACAAGGGTGCTAAGATTCAG CTACTGGATCTTCCAGGGATCATCGAGGGGGCCAAGGATGGAAAGGGCAGGGGGAGGCAGGTCATAGCAG tggctcgaacctgcaacctgaTCCTGATCGTGCTGGACGTGCTGAAGCCCCTGGGACACAAGAAGCTGATTGAGCACGAGCTGGAAGGCTTTGGGATCCGGCTCAATAAGAAGCCGCCCAACATCGGCTTCAAGAAGAAGGACAAGGGCGGAATCAACTTCACTGCCACG TGCTCCCAGAGTGAACTGGACTTGGAGACAGTGAAGAGCATCCTGGCTGAGTACAAAATCCACAACGCAGACGTCACCCTCCGCAGTGACTGCACGGCCGATGACCTCATCGACGTGGTGGAGGGAAACCG GGTTTACATCCCCTGCATTTATGTGCTGAACAAGATCGACCAGATCTCCATAGAGGAGCTGGACATCATCTACAAGGTGCCCCACTGCGTGCCCATCTCGGCGCACCACCGCTGGAATTTTGACGACCTGCTGGAGAGGATTTGGGACTACTTGCACCTCGTGCGCAT CTACACCAAGCCGAAAGGGCAGCTCCCAGACTACACGGCCCCCGTCGTGCTTCCTGATGGACGGACAGCCGTGGAGGACTTCTGCATGAAGATCCACAAGAACCTCATCAAAGAGTTCAAATA CGCCCTCGTGTGGGGTACGTCGGTCAAGCACAACCCTCAGAAGGTGGGGAAGGATCACATCCTGGAGGATGAGGATGTCATTCAGCTGGTCAAGAAGTAG
- the slc2a11l gene encoding solute carrier family 2 member 11, like isoform X3, translating to MTQAISLLVRSPRFIIATLILGTGGSFQYGFHISVLNSPSPFIKELVNRTCTERYNLSLEPWVLSLIWSFIVSIYCIGGILGSLFAGRLAHVYGRKKSLLFNNILAIAGATMMLLSRVADSFEMIMIGRLLYGVNSGFALVVHTLYVVECAPRTMRGIAGVSVATFVALGKFAGQLLGLRELLGSEDWWPWLLAFSGFMGILQLLTLPFLPESPHFLLLDRGDRPGCEKAMQQLWGKGDHTSEIEEMLLQRAALQGVQYRTVWELICDRTVRWQLLTVMVTCSVLQFCGINAVYMYALDVFRTAGIPSHQLQYATLGTGLCEITVSLTCAMIIESTGKRVLLIRGNLMMVAVLGLLTITLNLQKQVFWMPYCSMILIFIYIFFFGSGPAGVTIALAADIFNQAYKPAAYTVGSFLNWISLFLIGILFPVLVVPQMT from the exons ATGACTCAAGCAATATCTCTCCTG GTCAGAAGCCCGAGGTTTATCATCGCCACCCTGATTCTTGGCACTGGTGGATCATTCCAGTATGGATTTCACATATCTGTGCTCAACTCGCCATCGCCA TTCATTAAGGAGCTGGTCAACAGAACCTGCACTGAACGCTACAACCTCTCCCTGGAGCCCTGGGTTTTGAGCCTCATCTGGTCTTTCATTGTCTCCATCTACTGCATCGGGGGAATCCTAGGATCTTTGTTCGCTGGACGGTTGGCTCATGTTTATGGAAG AAAGAAGTCcctgctgttcaacaacatatTAGCCATAGCCGGGGCCACCATGATGCTCCTGAGCAGGGTCGCAGATTCCTTCGAGATGATCATGATCGGGCGACTCCTCTATGGTGTCAATTCAG GATTTGCCCTGGTAGTTCATACGCTGTATGTGGTGGAGTGCGCCCCAAGGACGATGCGCGGCATAGCGGGTGTGTCTGTCGCTACTTTCGTCGCCTTGGGGAAGTTCGCTGGACAACTGCTGGGACTCAG GGAGCTGCTGGGCTCAGAGGACTGGTGGCCCTGGCTGTTGGCCTTCTCTGGCTTCATGGGCATCTTGCAGCTGCTCACCCTGCCATTCCTCCCAGAGTCTCCACATTTCCTGCTGCTGGACCGGGGGGACCGGCCCGGCTGTGAGAAGG CCATGCAGCAGCTGTGGGGTAAGGGAGACCACACCTCAGAGATCGAGGAAATGCTGCTACAGAGGGCGGCTCTGCAGGGGGTGCAGTACCGGACTGTGTGGGAGCTGATATGTGACCGGACTGTACGCTGGCAGCTGCTGACTGTCATGGTCACTTGCAGTGTCCTCCAGTTCTGCGGGATCAATGCA GTCTACATGTACGCCTTGGACGTCTTCCGCACGGCAGGGATTCCCTCTCACCAGCTGCAGTACGCCACCCTGGGAACAGGCCTCTGTGAGATTACCGTCTCTCTGACTTGC GCAATGATAATTGAGAGCACAGGCAAGAGGGTTCTGCTGATCCGAGGTAACCTGATGATGGTTGCTGTTCTGGGACTGCTCACTATCACCCTCAACCTACAG AAACAGGTATTTTGGATGCCTTACTGCAGCATGATCCTCATCTTCATCTACATCTTCTTCTTCGGCAGTGGACCGG CTGGTGTGACGATTGCACTTGCTGCGGACATCTTCAACCAGGCCTACAAGCCTGCAGCTTACACTGTCGGCAGCTTTCTCAACTGGATCTCCCTCTTCCTCATCGGAATATTGTTCCCTGTACTTGTA GTTCCGCAGATGACTTGA
- the slc2a11l gene encoding solute carrier family 2 member 11, like isoform X1, with translation MTQAISLLVRSPRFIIATLILGTGGSFQYGFHISVLNSPSPFIKELVNRTCTERYNLSLEPWVLSLIWSFIVSIYCIGGILGSLFAGRLAHVYGRKKSLLFNNILAIAGATMMLLSRVADSFEMIMIGRLLYGVNSGFALVVHTLYVVECAPRTMRGIAGVSVATFVALGKFAGQLLGLRELLGSEDWWPWLLAFSGFMGILQLLTLPFLPESPHFLLLDRGDRPGCEKAMQQLWGKGDHTSEIEEMLLQRAALQGVQYRTVWELICDRTVRWQLLTVMVTCSVLQFCGINAVYMYALDVFRTAGIPSHQLQYATLGTGLCEITVSLTCAMIIESTGKRVLLIRGNLMMVAVLGLLTITLNLQKQVFWMPYCSMILIFIYIFFFGSGPAGVTIALAADIFNQAYKPAAYTVGSFLNWISLFLIGILFPVLVPPVSKPEVPVARKNSLEGRNLGKERDSKGEPILQGAAEEALTLARLRGGAHPAGGSRGSPNPNQTQRGSPSCRGQQRKP, from the exons ATGACTCAAGCAATATCTCTCCTG GTCAGAAGCCCGAGGTTTATCATCGCCACCCTGATTCTTGGCACTGGTGGATCATTCCAGTATGGATTTCACATATCTGTGCTCAACTCGCCATCGCCA TTCATTAAGGAGCTGGTCAACAGAACCTGCACTGAACGCTACAACCTCTCCCTGGAGCCCTGGGTTTTGAGCCTCATCTGGTCTTTCATTGTCTCCATCTACTGCATCGGGGGAATCCTAGGATCTTTGTTCGCTGGACGGTTGGCTCATGTTTATGGAAG AAAGAAGTCcctgctgttcaacaacatatTAGCCATAGCCGGGGCCACCATGATGCTCCTGAGCAGGGTCGCAGATTCCTTCGAGATGATCATGATCGGGCGACTCCTCTATGGTGTCAATTCAG GATTTGCCCTGGTAGTTCATACGCTGTATGTGGTGGAGTGCGCCCCAAGGACGATGCGCGGCATAGCGGGTGTGTCTGTCGCTACTTTCGTCGCCTTGGGGAAGTTCGCTGGACAACTGCTGGGACTCAG GGAGCTGCTGGGCTCAGAGGACTGGTGGCCCTGGCTGTTGGCCTTCTCTGGCTTCATGGGCATCTTGCAGCTGCTCACCCTGCCATTCCTCCCAGAGTCTCCACATTTCCTGCTGCTGGACCGGGGGGACCGGCCCGGCTGTGAGAAGG CCATGCAGCAGCTGTGGGGTAAGGGAGACCACACCTCAGAGATCGAGGAAATGCTGCTACAGAGGGCGGCTCTGCAGGGGGTGCAGTACCGGACTGTGTGGGAGCTGATATGTGACCGGACTGTACGCTGGCAGCTGCTGACTGTCATGGTCACTTGCAGTGTCCTCCAGTTCTGCGGGATCAATGCA GTCTACATGTACGCCTTGGACGTCTTCCGCACGGCAGGGATTCCCTCTCACCAGCTGCAGTACGCCACCCTGGGAACAGGCCTCTGTGAGATTACCGTCTCTCTGACTTGC GCAATGATAATTGAGAGCACAGGCAAGAGGGTTCTGCTGATCCGAGGTAACCTGATGATGGTTGCTGTTCTGGGACTGCTCACTATCACCCTCAACCTACAG AAACAGGTATTTTGGATGCCTTACTGCAGCATGATCCTCATCTTCATCTACATCTTCTTCTTCGGCAGTGGACCGG CTGGTGTGACGATTGCACTTGCTGCGGACATCTTCAACCAGGCCTACAAGCCTGCAGCTTACACTGTCGGCAGCTTTCTCAACTGGATCTCCCTCTTCCTCATCGGAATATTGTTCCCTGTACTTGTA cccccagtgagcaagccagaggtgccagtggcaaggaaaaactccctagaaggaagaaaccttgggaaggaacgagactcaaagggggagcccatcctgcagggggcagcagaggaagccctaaccctagccagactcagagggggagcccatcctgcagggggcagcagaggaagccctaaccctaaccagactcaaagggggagcccatcctgcagggggcagcagaggaagccctaa
- the slc2a11l gene encoding solute carrier family 2 member 11, like isoform X2, with product MTQAISLLVRSPRFIIATLILGTGGSFQYGFHISVLNSPSPFIKELVNRTCTERYNLSLEPWVLSLIWSFIVSIYCIGGILGSLFAGRLAHVYGRKKSLLFNNILAIAGATMMLLSRVADSFEMIMIGRLLYGVNSGFALVVHTLYVVECAPRTMRGIAGVSVATFVALGKFAGQLLGLRELLGSEDWWPWLLAFSGFMGILQLLTLPFLPESPHFLLLDRGDRPGCEKAMQQLWGKGDHTSEIEEMLLQRAALQGVQYRTVWELICDRTVRWQLLTVMVTCSVLQFCGINAVYMYALDVFRTAGIPSHQLQYATLGTGLCEITVSLTCAMIIESTGKRVLLIRGNLMMVAVLGLLTITLNLQKQVFWMPYCSMILIFIYIFFFGSGPAGVTIALAADIFNQAYKPAAYTVGSFLNWISLFLIGILFPVLVQHLGEFCFIIFLACCLFCAAFIWRHLPEIKNRTILEITEDFRRMHAPKRGVGEWCMSEVKTQAMKSTKL from the exons ATGACTCAAGCAATATCTCTCCTG GTCAGAAGCCCGAGGTTTATCATCGCCACCCTGATTCTTGGCACTGGTGGATCATTCCAGTATGGATTTCACATATCTGTGCTCAACTCGCCATCGCCA TTCATTAAGGAGCTGGTCAACAGAACCTGCACTGAACGCTACAACCTCTCCCTGGAGCCCTGGGTTTTGAGCCTCATCTGGTCTTTCATTGTCTCCATCTACTGCATCGGGGGAATCCTAGGATCTTTGTTCGCTGGACGGTTGGCTCATGTTTATGGAAG AAAGAAGTCcctgctgttcaacaacatatTAGCCATAGCCGGGGCCACCATGATGCTCCTGAGCAGGGTCGCAGATTCCTTCGAGATGATCATGATCGGGCGACTCCTCTATGGTGTCAATTCAG GATTTGCCCTGGTAGTTCATACGCTGTATGTGGTGGAGTGCGCCCCAAGGACGATGCGCGGCATAGCGGGTGTGTCTGTCGCTACTTTCGTCGCCTTGGGGAAGTTCGCTGGACAACTGCTGGGACTCAG GGAGCTGCTGGGCTCAGAGGACTGGTGGCCCTGGCTGTTGGCCTTCTCTGGCTTCATGGGCATCTTGCAGCTGCTCACCCTGCCATTCCTCCCAGAGTCTCCACATTTCCTGCTGCTGGACCGGGGGGACCGGCCCGGCTGTGAGAAGG CCATGCAGCAGCTGTGGGGTAAGGGAGACCACACCTCAGAGATCGAGGAAATGCTGCTACAGAGGGCGGCTCTGCAGGGGGTGCAGTACCGGACTGTGTGGGAGCTGATATGTGACCGGACTGTACGCTGGCAGCTGCTGACTGTCATGGTCACTTGCAGTGTCCTCCAGTTCTGCGGGATCAATGCA GTCTACATGTACGCCTTGGACGTCTTCCGCACGGCAGGGATTCCCTCTCACCAGCTGCAGTACGCCACCCTGGGAACAGGCCTCTGTGAGATTACCGTCTCTCTGACTTGC GCAATGATAATTGAGAGCACAGGCAAGAGGGTTCTGCTGATCCGAGGTAACCTGATGATGGTTGCTGTTCTGGGACTGCTCACTATCACCCTCAACCTACAG AAACAGGTATTTTGGATGCCTTACTGCAGCATGATCCTCATCTTCATCTACATCTTCTTCTTCGGCAGTGGACCGG CTGGTGTGACGATTGCACTTGCTGCGGACATCTTCAACCAGGCCTACAAGCCTGCAGCTTACACTGTCGGCAGCTTTCTCAACTGGATCTCCCTCTTCCTCATCGGAATATTGTTCCCTGTACTTGTA CAACACCtgggtgaattctgcttcatcATATTTCTGGCCTGCTGTCTCTTCTGTGCAGCGTTTATATGGAGACATCTCCCAGAGATAAAGAACCGGACGATCCTGGAAATCACAGAGGACTTCCGGAGAATGCACGCTCCAAAACGAGGTGTGGGCGAATGGTGCATGTCTGAGGTCAAAACCCAAGCCATGAAATCGACAAAACTCTAG
- the slc2a11l gene encoding solute carrier family 2 member 11, like isoform X4, whose amino-acid sequence MTQAISLLVRSPRFIIATLILGTGGSFQYGFHISVLNSPSPFIKELVNRTCTERYNLSLEPWVLSLIWSFIVSIYCIGGILGSLFAGRLAHVYGRKKSLLFNNILAIAGATMMLLSRVADSFEMIMIGRLLYGVNSGFALVVHTLYVVECAPRTMRGIAGVSVATFVALGKFAGQLLGLRELLGSEDWWPWLLAFSGFMGILQLLTLPFLPESPHFLLLDRGDRPGCEKAMQQLWGKGDHTSEIEEMLLQRAALQGVQYRTVWELICDRTVRWQLLTVMVTCSVLQFCGINAVYMYALDVFRTAGIPSHQLQYATLGTGLCEITVSLTCAMIIESTGKRVLLIRGNLMMVAVLGLLTITLNLQLAAFRTPVIETPEYMTAVSFWSSDAVLLHHQLLEGRPSGEEAPCFSINTF is encoded by the exons ATGACTCAAGCAATATCTCTCCTG GTCAGAAGCCCGAGGTTTATCATCGCCACCCTGATTCTTGGCACTGGTGGATCATTCCAGTATGGATTTCACATATCTGTGCTCAACTCGCCATCGCCA TTCATTAAGGAGCTGGTCAACAGAACCTGCACTGAACGCTACAACCTCTCCCTGGAGCCCTGGGTTTTGAGCCTCATCTGGTCTTTCATTGTCTCCATCTACTGCATCGGGGGAATCCTAGGATCTTTGTTCGCTGGACGGTTGGCTCATGTTTATGGAAG AAAGAAGTCcctgctgttcaacaacatatTAGCCATAGCCGGGGCCACCATGATGCTCCTGAGCAGGGTCGCAGATTCCTTCGAGATGATCATGATCGGGCGACTCCTCTATGGTGTCAATTCAG GATTTGCCCTGGTAGTTCATACGCTGTATGTGGTGGAGTGCGCCCCAAGGACGATGCGCGGCATAGCGGGTGTGTCTGTCGCTACTTTCGTCGCCTTGGGGAAGTTCGCTGGACAACTGCTGGGACTCAG GGAGCTGCTGGGCTCAGAGGACTGGTGGCCCTGGCTGTTGGCCTTCTCTGGCTTCATGGGCATCTTGCAGCTGCTCACCCTGCCATTCCTCCCAGAGTCTCCACATTTCCTGCTGCTGGACCGGGGGGACCGGCCCGGCTGTGAGAAGG CCATGCAGCAGCTGTGGGGTAAGGGAGACCACACCTCAGAGATCGAGGAAATGCTGCTACAGAGGGCGGCTCTGCAGGGGGTGCAGTACCGGACTGTGTGGGAGCTGATATGTGACCGGACTGTACGCTGGCAGCTGCTGACTGTCATGGTCACTTGCAGTGTCCTCCAGTTCTGCGGGATCAATGCA GTCTACATGTACGCCTTGGACGTCTTCCGCACGGCAGGGATTCCCTCTCACCAGCTGCAGTACGCCACCCTGGGAACAGGCCTCTGTGAGATTACCGTCTCTCTGACTTGC GCAATGATAATTGAGAGCACAGGCAAGAGGGTTCTGCTGATCCGAGGTAACCTGATGATGGTTGCTGTTCTGGGACTGCTCACTATCACCCTCAACCTACAG CTTGCAGCATTCCGCACCCCAGTGATAGAAACTCCCGAGTACATGACAGCAGTGTCCTTCTGGTCATCTGATGCTGTTTTACTTCACCACCAGCTGTTGGAAGGAAGACCCAGTGGTGAAGAGGCTCCCTGCTTTTCCATCAACACTTTCTAA